From one Montipora capricornis isolate CH-2021 chromosome 10, ASM3666992v2, whole genome shotgun sequence genomic stretch:
- the LOC138020199 gene encoding uncharacterized protein encodes MVCKLRRRRQVRLHIRVLLALLCVGGLVCLVAYLWQQPSLLPPPLYLRQQPSLLPPPLQVKYTKSFGNSTSACRLPNLDPFHSSILEFVKDLGRLQCKGRRFSSLENNVLRVEAEGIVSAQYKKILRPVDDDFEIKFSDPIPVPNLINKSAKEEDKFLGQVKVDHEFIQVEVATPWGKTRNDVHATIIPKKEALARELKPGGIPLNVALIMFDSTSAANFRRKMPKSLEYLTHNLKSILMRGETIVGDGTTAQLAALLTGIAESEEPEARKDMGKAANPVDYWRWIFRDYKEKGYVTMFSEDSPRHACFNYRLKGFRHPPTDHYSRPFWIAAEDFRHNYCINSRASHNVSFEYILRYFREYKSTSKFMFVSHDAISHDDSNTIAYADDDFKNLLWRLKEESFLNETFLITFSDHGARFSEVRKTIQGKLEERLPFLSITTPKWFSESYPELYHNLMHNSRVLTTPFDVYATLRHILTYPEYPSGIKTGQSLFSRVDAENRTCAEAGVEDHWCPCLNLEEISVNEPVVEELSEFVANHINHELSKNPEVAKSCHKLDLVEVKNVFRDMPSETMQFFKRSKRDQTCDSCGLEFGEKSRNTLVKDTLYQLQIVTSPNNGFYEASIRLEKGIPSLVGDISRLDAYNSQINCIREKYPMIRKYCYCY; translated from the exons ATGGTGTGTAAACTTCGCCGTCGACGTCAAGTGCGATTGCATATTCGTGTTCTATTGGCCCTTCTATGTGTGGGTGGGCTTGTTTGCTTAGTAGCGTACTTGTGGCAACAACCTTCCTTGCTACCGCCACCACTGTACTTGCGGCAACAACCTTCCTTGCTACCGCCACCACTGCAGGTCAAATATACTAAATCTTTCGGCAACAGTACTAGTGCTTGCAGACTGCCAAACTTGGATCCATTTCACTCTAGTATTCTCGAGTTTGTAAAAGATCTTGGCCGGCTTCAATGTAAAGGGAGGAGATTTTCAAGCCTCGAAAACAACGTGCTTCGTGTGGAAGCCGAAGGCATCGTTTCAGCTCAGTACAAGAAAATCTTAAGACCTGTTGACGACGATTTTGAAATCAAATTCTCTGATCCAATCCCTGTGCCAAACTTGATCAACAAAAGCGCCAAAGAGGAAG ATAAATTCCTGGGTCAGGTAAAAGTTGATCATGAATTTATTCAAGTCGAAGTGGCGACGCCTTGGGGTAAGACAAGAAACGATGTACACGCAACCATCATTCCAAAAAAAGAAGCTCTGGCAAGAGAACTGAAGCCTGGAGGAATTCCCTTAAATGTTGCATTGATTATGTTTGACTCGACATCGGCGGCTAACTTCAGGAGAAAAATGCCCAAAAGCTTGGAATATTTGACACACAATCTTAAGTCCATTTTGATGCGAG GTGAAACAATTGTAGGAGATGGCACCACGGCACAGTTAGCCGCACTTTTGACTGGAATAGCAGAAAGCGAAGAGCCGGAGGCACGAAAAGACATGGGTAAAGCTGCAAACCCTGTTGACTACTGGAGATGGATATTTCGCGATTACAAAGAGAAGGGATATGTTACCATGTTTTCTGAGGACTCACCGCGGCATGCATGTTTCAATTATCGTTTGAAAGGATTTCGCCATCCTCCCACTGATCATTATTCTCGACCATTCTGGATAGCAGCCGAGGATTTCCGACATAATTACTGCATTAACAGTCGAGCTTCTCACAATGTTTCTTTTGAATATATCCTGAGATATTTTCGCGAATACAAGTCGACATCGAAGTTTATGTTCGTTTCACACGACGCGATTTCGCACGATGATTCCAATACCATTGCTTATGCCGACGATGATTTCAAAAACCTTCTGTGGCGCTTGAAAGAGGAATCGTTTCTCAATGAAACGTTTCTTATCACCTTTAGTGATCACGGAGCGCGCTTTTCCGAAGTCAGGAAAACGATCCAAGGTAAACTTGAAGAGCGCCTCCCGTTTCTGTCAATCACAACACCTAAATGGTTTTCTGAAAGCTATCCAGAACTTTATCACAATCTTATGCACAACTCTCGTGTTCTCACCACGCCATTTGATGTTTATGCTACCTTGCGCCATATTCTCACATATCCCGAGTATCCAAGCGGAATTAAAACCGGTCAAAGCCTGTTCAGCCGAGTTGACGCTGAAAATCGGACTTGCGCAGAAGCAGGAGTTGAGGACCATTGGTGCCCGTGTCTGAATTTAGAGGAAATTTCAGTTAATGAGCCAGTAGTAGAAGAATTATCGGAATTCGTCGCAAACCATATAAATCACGAGCTCTCCAAGAATCCGGAAGTGGCGAAGTCATGTCACAAGCTGGATCTTGTGGAAGTTAAAAACGTTTTCCGTGATATGCCAAGTGAAACAATGCAGTTTTTTAAACGATCAAAGCGAGATCAGACTTGCGACTCGTGTGGACTTGAATTTGGAGAGAAATCGAGAAATACTTTAGTTAAAGACACTCTGTATCAACTGCAAATTGTTACGTCTCCTAATAATGGATTTTACGAGGCATCCATACGATTGGAAAAAGGCATTCCTTCTCTTGTTGGAGATATTAGTCGTTTGGATGCCTACAATTCCCAGATTAACTGCATTAGAGAAAAGTATCCCATGATACGGAAATattgctattgttattag